A genomic window from Leishmania braziliensis MHOM/BR/75/M2904 complete genome, chromosome 19 includes:
- a CDS encoding putative fibrillarin produces MKCMSGVIGLNPGGFTGGSSLALDALCADKVSLRTVPSSSRLSLPCSSVPLTFFVIVFRLSHASAHPHPFSSLVRWVHTRAAHTLTCTYPLSCPPRAVSHKRSNRRREKQADAFAHIFPRSCNQALMRGGRGGFGGRGGGGRGGGSRGGFSSGGGRGGGRGGRGGGGRGGGRGGGRGGGRGGGRGGRGGTGSPKGNIFHPHARFNGCYLLAGKDTLSTRSLVPGVSVYSEKRVNGTVAGESESHEFRVWNPYRSKLASAIYAGVASIYMEPGSAVLYLGAASGTTVSHVSDLVGPEGIVYAVEFSHRSGRDLEEMTKRRSNIVPILEDARYPQKYRMLIPRLVDCIFMDVAQPDQARILALNAQHFLKANGGFVISIKANCIDSTADPAAVFASEVQKLKDSGLRPKEQVSLEPFERDHCVVTGYYKNVPQAA; encoded by the coding sequence ATGAAATGTATGAGCGGAGTCATTGGTCTGAATCCTGGCGGTTTCACTGGGGGCTCCTCTCTGGCACTTGATGCGCTGTGTGCGGACAAGGTCTCGCTGAGAACGgtgccctcctcttcccgtctttctcttccgTGCTCCTCTGTGCCTCTCACTTTCTTTGTGATTGTGTTTCGACTCTCTCATGCGTCGGCTCATCCGCACCCTTTTTCGTCTCTAGTACGTTGGGTGCACACACGggcggcacacacactcacctGCACATACCCTCTTTCGTGTCCTCCTCGTGCCGTTTCACACAAGCGCAGCAACaggcgaagagaaaaacaggcAGACGCATTCGCTCACATATTTCCCCGTTCTTGCAACCAGGCACTCATGCGCGGCGGACGCGGTGGCTTCGgtggtcgcggcggcggcggtcgcgGAGGTGGCAGCCGAGGCGGCTttagcagcggcggcggccgtggcggtggccgcggtggccgcggcggcggtggtcgtggcggtggccgcgGTGGGGGTCGCGGCGGAGGCCGAGGTGGTGGCCGTGGCGGTCGTGGAGGCACGGGTTCGCCGAAGGGCAACATTTTCCACCCGCATGCCCGCTTCAACGGCTGTTACCTCTTGGCCGGCAAAGACACCCTCTCCACGCGGTCGCTGGTCCCTGGCGTGTCGGTGTACAGCGAGAAGCGTGTGAACGGCACGGTGGCCGGTGAGTCTGAGTCGCACGAGTTCCGCGTATGGAACCCGTACCGCTCCAAGCTAGCGTCCGCCATCTACGCTGGTGTAGCGAGCATATACATGGAGCCTGGCTCTGCCGTGCTGTACCTTGGCGCAGCCAGCGGCACCACTGTTAGCCACGTCTCGGACCTTGTTGGACCTGAGGGCATTGTGTACGCGGTAGAGTTctcgcaccgcagcggccgtgATCTGGAGGAGATGACGAAGCGCCGCAGCAACATTGTCCCGATCCTGGAGGATGCCCGCTACCCGCAGAAGTACCGCATGCTTATTCCTCGCCTGGTGGACTGCATCTTCATGGACGTTGCCCAGCCGGATCAGGCTCGCATTCTAGCCCTCAACGCGCAGCACTTCTTGAAGGCAAATGGAGGCTTTGTTATTTCGATCAAGGCGAACTGCATCGACTCCACGGCGGACCCGGCAGCGGTGTTCGCGTCCGAGGTGCAGAAGTTGAAGGACTCTGGCCTCCGCCCGAAGGAGCAGGTCTCT
- a CDS encoding QA-SNARE protein putative has product MPLENGEVLSRSIQQVAKACSDAQSSMKELGTGRDAIARDRLHRIRLLVEQCSIRVEAILSDTEPSLEALKQQYMQNKAAFEFINAEATRRERQIFLQTDLDSMQKGDLDAVESQVTFCEVRPLDMSEFHTEEAIQREKLQNVREIESDVLDLKATYQEFHSLVHQQQENLDRMTNNVTESHSLIERGHDQIQDASSRQRSFRKLGCISGTVVTVIVVIIIVVVALTW; this is encoded by the coding sequence ATGCCCTTAGAGAACGGAGAGGTTCTTTCGCGGTCTATTCAGCAAGTCGCCAAGGCCTGCAGTGATGCGCAGAGCTCCATGAAAGAGCTGGGGACGGGTCGGGACGCCATCGCCCGTGACAGGCTCCATCGCATCCGGCTTCTTGTGGAGCAGTGCAGTATTCGTGTAGAGGCCATTCTCAGTGATACAGAACCTTCTCTCGAGGCGTTGAAGCAGCAGTACATGCAAAACAAGGCGGCCTTTGAGTTCATCAATGCCGAAGCCACGCGTCGGGAGCGGCAGATCTTTCTGCAGACGGATCTGGACAGCATGCAGAAAGGAGACCTCGATGCTGTGGAGTCGCAGGTGACGTTTTGTGAAGTGCGACCCCTCGACATGTCGGAGTTCCACACAGAGGAGGCGATTCAGCGCGAGAAGCTACAGAATGTGCGCGAGATCGAGTCCGATGTGTTGGACCTCAAGGCAACGTACCAGGAGTTTCACTCACTCGTGCATCAACAGCAGGAGAACCTAGATCGCATGACGAACAATGTGACGGAGTCCCACTCTCTCATTGAGCGCGGACACGATCAGATCCAAGACGCCTCGAGCCGGCAGCGATCGTTTCGTAAACTTGGCTGCATTAGCGGCACTGTGGTCACCGTCATTGTGGTCATCATTATTGTAGTTGTAGCGCTCACATGGTGA
- a CDS encoding putative protein kinase, with the protein MQPCSDSAASTGFNIVVEGKYTIQDANIVGRGAYSVVKVCTPIPPYVPPGSRAGMKYVVKIIEKEYLILLAKGDVEMAMAEIKREIDVLRHIPSHENVVTFLEYVETERQFLLFFEKVQCGDLCELILQSSSGKLTEEKSKLYTYQIIKAVLHCHLHDIIHRDIKPENLLVSEDDNIKLTDFGLAKRSRGVCTGDPSKDPLDVTALMMPYPGCERLLGKRVVCSDVIGTPRYGAPEMFYAKFTQTHYDGFNADTWSIGVVTYITLSGSFPYSPGSNASEKEVFRTIMGTPLPKPFGISPLAWEFVQSMLNKDPSKRTPLYAALNHPWLADVVVQRGSVVAAQLRSSVISADVESAAARFDEEVRHLRICMAKLQGEVALLREERDRAREVQQPAFQETHTPARRAQTPSGLSRPRSTRYPMSTARVSSPARVVTHRRTGSRDSSSAGSLPRRSSATRGRSPLARSAGGAAVRRGTPARAGGTTPARSGTPFRTTAGRSGSAARTTITTRGATPTRTTTPGHSANNRSRTPHSSATSGAANGITSGALHTTNAVNPANELHLGDQVTYKGCRAIVRFNGSTAFGAGIWIGLEMLEGNEGTNDGSSFIDKKQYFTCPKGKGVFVRASQVKKLG; encoded by the coding sequence ATGCAGCCATGTAGCGACAGCGCGGCAAGCACCGGCTTCAACATCGTGGTGGAGGGCAAGTACACGATCCAGGATGCAAACATCGTAGGTCGCGGGGCATACAGCGTGGTAAAGGTGTGCACACCGATCCCCCCGTACGTCCCCCCCGGGTCGCGGGCTGGGATGAAGTACGTGGTGAAGATTATCGAGAAGGAGTACCTCATCTTACTTGCCAAGGGCGACGTCGAGATGGCGATGGCGGAGATCAAGCGAGAGATCGACGTGCTGCGGCACATCCCGTCCCATGAGAACGTGGTGACGTTTCTCGAGTATGtagagacagagaggcagtttttgctcttctttgAGAAGGTTCAATGTGGTGACCTGTGTGAGCTCATTCTGCAGTCTTCCAGCGGCAAGCTGACAGAGGAGAAGTCGAAGCTGTACACGTACCAGATCATCAAGGCGGTACTGCATTGCCACCTGCATGACATCATCCACCGTGACATCAAACCTGAGAACTTGCTGGTGAGTGAGGACGACAATATCAAACTGACGGATTTCGGCTTAGCAAAGCGCTCGCGCGGCGTGTGCACTGGAGACCCTTCGAAGGATCCTCTCGACGTGACGGCGTTGATGATGCCGTATCCCGGTTGCGAGCGTCTCCTGGGCAAGCGGGTAGTTTGCTCGGACGTCATTGGTACGCCCCGCTACGGCGCCCCAGAGATGTTCTATGCCAAGTTCACGCAGACCCACTACGATGGCTTCAACGCCGACACGTGGTCCATCGGCGTTGTCACGTACATTACGCTCTCCGGTAGCTTCCCCTACTCGCCGGGGTCGAACGCGTCGGAAAAGGAGGTGTTTCGCACGATCATGGGTACTCCGTTGCCGAAGCCGTTTGGTATCTCACCGCTGGCGTGGGAGTTTGTGCAGTCGATGCTGAACAAGGACCCGAGTAAGCGTACCCCCTTGTACGCCGCCCTCAACCACCCATGGCTGGCtgacgtggtggtgcagcgcggctCTGTCGTGGCGGCGCAACTGCGGTCGAGCGTCATCTCGGCCGATGTCGAgtctgctgccgcccgcTTCGACGAAGAGGTGCGCCATCTACGCATTTGCATGGCCAAGCTGCAAGGTGAAGTGGCCCTGCTCCGAGAGGAGCGGGACCGGGCGCgtgaggtgcagcagccaGCTTTCCAAGAGACCCACACGCCGGCCCGCCGTGCGCAGACGCCGAGTGGGCTTTCACGgccgcgcagcactcgctATCCCATGTCAACGGCTCGCGTCTCCTCGCCTGCGCGCGTCGTTACTCACCGCCGCACAGGCAGTCGCgatagcagcagcgctggatCTCTCCCCCGCCGCTCATCCGCGACGCGCGGGCGGAGTCCACTggcgcgcagcgccggcggtgccgctgtgcgtCGTGGCACTCCTGCACGAGCCGGCGGCACGACCCCCGCCCGCAGCGGAACACCGTTTCGTACCACCGCCGGTCGCTCGGGCTCTGCGGCGCGCACTACGATCACCACTCGTGGCGCCACGCCGacccgcaccaccacgccaGGCCACAGCGCCAACAATCGGTCGCGCACCCCCCATAGCAGCGCTACCTCTGGCGCCGCTAACGGCATCACTTCCGGCGCGCTGCACACCACGAATGCCGTGAATCCTGCGAATGAGCTGCATCTTGGCGACCAGGTCACGTACAAGGGCTGCCGCGCTATTGTGCGGTTTAACGGCTCAACTGCGTTTGGTGCCGGTATTTGGATTGGACTGGAAATGTTAGAGGGCAACGAGGGTACCAACGATGGCTCCTCGTTCATTGACAAGAAGCAGTACTTCACGTGCCCAAAGGGCAAAGGTGTGTTTGTGCGCGCCTCCCAGGTGAAGAAACTTGGCTga
- a CDS encoding putative mitogen-activated protein kinase — MAAISTKELMDVTLGKKLGAGSFGSVFVGVLPSGHFVAVKVLELSDDAPSNTEVEIHRKMVHHNIIRYLHSRIDAESTPKKLYVYLEFVTGGSVTSLMKSLPNGCLPYSVVRVYARHMFQGLEYLHSNQVAHRDIKGDNVLISMDTGTAKLADFDQAKIMNTHGTLRKAATATLAGTPYWMAPEVITDEDGYDPFKADIWSAGCTVAEMITGRAPWTPMPNVMHIMNKLALSTGWPDAVPKDATALGSKDAYDFLDLCFQRDVSKRPSAATLLKHVFLRV, encoded by the coding sequence ATGGCGGCCATCTCAACCAAGGAGCTGATGGATGTGACGCTAGGCAAGAAGCTCGGCGCTGGCAGCTTTGGCTCCGTCTTTGTGGGCGTGCTTCCCAGTGGCCACTTCGTCGCAGTGAAGGTACTCGAGCTCTCAGATGACGCGCCGTCCAACACAGAGGTGGAGATCCATCGCAAGATGGTGCACCACAACATCATTCGCTACTTGCACAGCCGCATTGACGCAGAAAGTACACCAAAGAAACTCTACGTCTACCTGGAGTTTGTGACTGGCGGCTCGGTGACGTCGTTGATGAAGAGTTTGCCAAATGGCTGCCTGCCCTACTCGGTAGTGCGCGTGTACGCGCGACACATGTTTCAAGGGTTGGAGTATCTTCACAGTAACCAGGTCGCCCACCGCGACATCAAGGGTGACAACGTGCTCATCTCCATGGACACGGGCACAGCCAAACTAGCGGACTTTGATCAGGCGAAAATCATGAACACACATGGCACCTTGCGCaaagcggcgacggcgacttTGGCGGGGACGCCATACTGGATGGCACCTGAGGTTATCACAGATGAGGACGGCTACGATCCATTCAAGGCGGATATCTGGTCAGCGGGTTGCACTGTCGCGGAGATGATCACGGGACGTGCTCCATGGACCCCAATGCCGAACGTGATGCACATCATGAACAAGCTGGCGCTCTCGACCGGCTGGCCTGATGCGGTGCCGAAGGACGCCACAGCGCTCGGCTCGAAGGACGCGTACGACTTCTTAGACTTGTGCTTCCAGCGAGATGTGTCGAAGCGGCCTTCCGCTGCTACCCTCCTTAAGCATGTGTTTCTCCGAGTCTGA
- a CDS encoding putative aminopeptidase: MSKNVDQGEWEDCGDEEAQEEGEEDTTINNSNVVVRHKKAAVWCNETLRLLIDATKPGAKVCDLCRLGDDTIAAKVKTMFKGTEKGIAFPTCISVNSCVCHNSPGASDEATQQEISMGDVVHYDLGIHVDGYCAVVAHTIQVTEDNELGKDEKAARVITAAYNILNTALRQMRPGSTIYQVTDVIEKAAEHYKVTPADGVLSHMMKRYIIDGYRCIPQRRVAEHMVHDYDLEKAQVWTLDIVMSSGRGKLKERDVRPCVFKVALDSNYSVKMESAKEVQKEIDSKYATFPFAIRNLESKKARLGLNEMSKHGAVIPYPVLFEKEGEVVAHFKITLLISNKKIEPITGLKPQKAPALESYTDEMLLATNKLSLSLEKRATK; this comes from the coding sequence ATGTCGAAGAATGTGGACCAGGGGGAGTGGGAGGACtgcggcgacgaggaggcgcaggaggaaggggaggaggacacCACCATCAACAACTCTAATGTAGTGGTGCGCCACAAGAAGGCCGCCGTGTGGTGCAATGAAACATTGCGCTTGCTCATCGATGCCACAAAGCCTGGCGCCAAGGTGTGCGACCTGTGCCGCCTCGGTGATGACACCATTGCCGCCAAGGTTAAGACGATGTTCAAGGGTACGGAAAAGGGAATTGCCTTCCCGACGTGCATCTCGGTCAACAGCTGCGTGTGCCACAACAGCCCAGGCGCGTCGGAcgaggcgacgcagcaggaGATCTCGATGGGCGATGTCGTGCACTATGACCTCGGTATCCATGTGGACGGCtactgcgccgtcgtcgcgcACACCATCCAGGTGACCGAGGACAACGAACTCGGCAAAGACGAGAAAGCGGCACGTGTCATTACGGCGGCGTACAACATCCTCAACACTGCGTTGCGCCAGATGCGCCCTGGTTCGACCATCTACCAGGTGACGGATGTAATCGAGAAGGCTGCAGAGCACTACAAGGTGACTCCGGCTGACGGCGTCCTCTCGCACATGATGAAGCGTTACATCATTGACGGCTACCGTTGCATCCCGCAGCGCAGGGTCGCGGAGCACATGGTGCACGACTACGATCTCGAAAAGGCGCAGGTGTGGACGCTAGACATCGTCATGTCTTCTGGCAGGGGCAAGCTCAAGGAGCGCGATGTGCGGCCGTGCGTTTTCAAGGTGGCGCTGGACTCCAACTACTCTGTGAAGATGGAGAGCGCTAAGGAGGTGCAGAAGGAGATCGACTCCAAGTACGCCACCTTCCCGTTTGCCATCCGCAACTTGGAGTCCAAGAAGGCCCGCCTCGGTCTCAACGAGATGTCAAAACACGGTGCTGTCATCCCGTACCCCGTTCTCTTCGAAAAGGAAGGTGAGGTTGTCGCCCACTTCAAGATTACCTTGCTCATCAGCAACAAGAAGATTGAGCCGATCACAGGCCTGAAGCCACAGAAGGCCCCGGCGCTCGAGTCGTACACCGACGAGATGCTCCTTGCGACAAACAAACTCTCACTGTCGCTAGAAAAGAGGGCGACGAAGTAG